In Bactrocera neohumeralis isolate Rockhampton chromosome 5, APGP_CSIRO_Bneo_wtdbg2-racon-allhic-juicebox.fasta_v2, whole genome shotgun sequence, the genomic window tattcttttgttgttgttttcagcACGAGTTGTTGCACATGCAGCAGATTATTCGCCAATTTCCGTTTGTCGAACAGTTTGCGCAACGCTTAATTTCATTTCCGCCAAATAATTTCCGATTTATGGTCGCTTCGCGCGAATGTCGGCAGCAATTAAATGCACCAAAAATTATAAGCATAATTAAGCACTGGTTGGTGATTGGAGGGAGGTGGAACATGTTGTTTGCTGTAGGCATCAAAATAGATGCTAGATTTTGTACGATATTGCCACCTCTCCTGTAAACCTTTTATGTGGTACTGTATAATTTATGTTTAGTTTATAGTGTGTGCGAATATtcaacatataaatacatatatgtataacctgCGTTGCTGTATACTAAGAGAAGCTAAGTTTTTTCTATAAAGAAGCGGTTCTGTCTTAAGTACTTCCATCCACAGCCACAGCTTTCAAAATTCTCTCACAACTGAGGTTTCAGACTCCTATGCAGCTTCTCCCTCAGACAGACCGTAGCTGACTCTCACAAATTGAACTCAATGTATAATAAGGATTATATATTCGGGATTATGCAGTTGTGATAAAAACATCAgtgacaaaaaaacaaaaatatggaaCCAAGCAAATGGGCTCGGCTTCTAAGCGAAATGGAGTCGTAGAAGCTTATATTGAACTAAAAGTTATGGTACTTTGACTTCAAAGCTCACAAGGATATATCAGTACAATCTTCTTATGAACATTCACTATGAGAAACTCTTCAGTTCTATGGATAAGTTGGATCCAATGATCTCAAAGCGCTGCTTTGTAATGTATGAAAAGAGATAAACGAATCTAACTCTAACCAATTAAAAGCTTCCAATATTACAAAATTGATATTCCGAACACTTATTTACAACCAAAGTAGTTTTAATTTCCATACTCCTTCTCAATATTTGAATTTGCTGTCTGCGAACTTGCCAACCATGATTGCATTTCGGGGTTTGACGGTTCGTTAGGCAAGCGTTAAAAGCTGGCAAAGTAGGAAAAGTCGAAGCAAATGAACGAAGAAGTGTGCATGAAACAAGTTGGAGCATTTAAGGCGCAGTCATGCAATGCCTAACTACCTACCGCTCTCCTACGTGTGTGCCATGAGCGGCGACAAAGTGCTGCGACAAAGTGCTGCGACAAAGTGCTGCGACGGAAGTGTAATGAAAAGTCGCAAGGAGGTCGGAACGAAATAGTGTGGTAAGGCGTGGAAGTGCCTAGTACATATAGCAGAAACTCTGCAGTTGGCGCAACGCGTGCAATACGTGTCGGACtgtggctgtaaaatatgtaattaagcAATGAAGCAACGCATTGTTGCATTTTAAGGGCAATTAAAGAACTTTTGACAGTTGAAGTTTTGCGGCTTCTCAACTTccgccagcaacaacaagcacgaATAGACAAGCACAAGCGTTTCATGATTGCATGTAGGAGGAAACTTAGTTgttttggttattgttgttggtgataCGCTACTTAGAGTAAAGGCTGTGGAGGCGACGCGCATAGAAAGCGCAGTGTAATGGAATATGGAGAATgaataaatacaaagaaatcgGATACAGGTTCAAAGAGCTTTGTAACTCCCAACCGATTTTGTTGGCAAAACCTACACTCAGAGCGGAACAGAAATCTGTCTGTTTGTTAGAGATAGCTTTGCACTTTGTAAAGGTTTTCGGCAGACAATCCAGTAATGTGCTGGACTTGTGTCCATGTAGCTGTAGCACTCTCTGTAGTTTCGAAGCCAAAGTAGTGTGGTATTGAATGAGGCATTTCACAATTCTCTGTTTACGGTAGTTCATTTGAATACTCTTTTCATTATTTGCCTGCTTTGGTCTTGAGAGcgtgcaaaaaaattgtttaattcaaaaatatttgtttcacaaaaaaagTTCGTGCGTGTATAACCTACTATGatacttttagttattttattctGAACTGATTCCCTTTAAGCttttgtatacaaatttatgaCAAACGAAATGCAATGAATAAAGCTGTGCAAATATTGGTTTAGCTATTGGTTGTTGTATAGTTTCTTTGCTTTAGTCGCAGATCGGTagataaaattagaaataaaataaatatatattcgtcATAAAGTCGGCAGCTTGTTTTAGTATGAAACAGGGCCGAAAATTCGaacgaaattattgaaaactgattttttgatttatgataCTACTTTTAGGACTTTATAATCTAACTCGAAACCGTCTGAACATATTTTTGTCTATACTCTGACCGCACTCACAAGCTTTCTTTTTTAACTCAAACCAAACTCAACTCAGTTGGCTTTAGCTCTCATTCACATGCTTAACTGtatccctctctctctctctctctctctctctctctttatcaaatcatattttatttctaattacaGCTTAGTTAATCAGATAAAGAGGCAGTATCCTTGAAACTTACCCGATATTTACCATATATATTCCTAACCTACACCTATACGAGCAGCTGATCGGTCTGGCGTTGCTTATTCGAAAAAGAAATCTAAGTTGTAGTTATCTTATTGACCCTTACCGTTATAAGGAGACAACCGCTGCtcagaaaaaacatattttgtaaagtttttggTGCAGCTTTTGAACCAAGTTCCGACAGAGCCCATTACCTTGCAGCGCAACTATTCAAAGCGTTTCGGggttagtaaaaattaatataataaaataataaataaaaacaaaagtgatTTATATGTCAGCGACAACAAGTTCTAATTATTGACGTTCTCGATTCTAGCAtactttttaattcaatatttatacagTTGGTATGGCATTTTAAGTAGTTAATattattccaaatttcaaaacactaTAAGCTCTGCGTTGTTCccgtaattttttattataaatttgacTATTCGGGCGTAAAGACGGTAAAAGTTAgcggtatttttttcaaagcacTCACTGTGAGTCCTTGAGTTGGGCGCGTCGGTTTTGTAAcgtttctttatatatttttaagaaattatattgtgAGTATAGTCGCAGAGATAGTTTTGGCGCAGCGGCAAAGCTGATTTCTGATACTGAATATTTAAGGGTTCAAAAATTGCGCGTACAGGGAAGAGAGAGTGAAAATGGATTATTTACGCTTGCTGCATGAAATAGTGGCGATTGTGTCGAGTGATTTCGGAAATCTAGTTTGTAGAGTGCTCAAGAAAAGTCCTggaaaataacatatgtatgtatatatttccaaGTGTCAGTTTTACATAATGCAAATAGCAGCAGTTTATGAGAGGATCAGAAACCTTAAAAAATCGAACTGTTATGAAACTTAGTTTTATTTGGAAGAATCTAACAAGAAACTTATCCAAGCTTGACAATATCTGGCTTACTTGGAGCCCACATCGTATAGCTATGAGGcttgttggaaaaaataaatctgAAAGTTCATAGTTCAGGCAAGCCGTATTGCCAGACGGCGGCTATTGCAGTCTTGATTGATGGAGAGCTGGAGATCTCAGAAATATAGGAACGACCGGTacgcaaaactttattttttaagtgaCCCAAGCTCTAACATCCAGGACATACTTGAATCACATCACACACATTCGCAGTATTGAACAGTGAGCACATTGATGACCAGTTTAATGTCTGACCGTTCAAACTATAGTAGGGTGGAATATTTAGCGTAACTTTTTATGGACATTTCAAGGCTTTTTGGTAGCACTAACCGGTCTATGAGTTACTCAATGTCTCTATGTCAGAACTCAGTTTTGTTTGCGCTAGTGTTGTTTGTCGAAATTTTCCTTAGTcactttgcaatattttcgtCTTTAGCGATTTTTCTTTAAGCGCTCAGATGATGATGACGAAGATGACGTTGAGCAAGACAAAATTATTAAGAACCTTCGCTTTTACATTTTGTCTTCTCATAACATTGGTGATATTTACGACATACCAAATGTCATTGCAAAGCAGTATACGGACTAGCGCCTGGTATAATGCAACATCGGCTATAATGCAAACCGATTTATTAATAAATGGCATACGTAAGTAAAAAAGCTGCGCCTATTCGACTAAAATCGCATTCCATTAACCATTATATTTTCTTCCATATCCCATCAAATGTGTAGCTAACCAAGCGGAAGACGTTATGAAACTGCGTCAAGCAGAGTTGCCAAATGTGCCTTTCGATTTGTGGCACCGCTTGGAAGCGATGCGCCTAAATAACACATGCGCCCACGCGCCGACGTTGAAGTGGCTGCGCTTTCACAACGACTACTGGCAGGTGTTTCATAATGCCAACTTCACTTATCATCTCTTCAATGCGTATTTCGATGCGCGCGCGCATATCTCACAGTCCAGCGCAGTGGTGCGCGTGCTGGCCATGTTGAAAGGCATGGTACCACCGAAAAATAAGATTCACTGTCAGTTGTGGTATGACAGTGACGATAAGCCGACCATTGTGCCCGTGGTAGAGCAACGGCTCGTGTGGCACATTAATTGGGGTGCCGTTGCTGAGTATTTTCCACATTTACTCACATGCGGAGTACCGCCGGCAACGCGGAAAGCAGTCGCACCGCGCGCCGTCTCCTTGGTGATGAATATTTGTGACAGGGCCTCGAATATACTGCGCGTACTATACGAACGACCGGTCGGCAATGAGACACAACACGGTTTCGCGATTTGCATGAAGGGTTTTGATTATCCTAATGCGGATATGGGTCCACGTTTGGTTGAGTGGTTGGAAATGCAGCGCCTGTTGGGCGCACGTAAGGT contains:
- the LOC126759371 gene encoding uncharacterized protein LOC126759371, translated to MTLSKTKLLRTFAFTFCLLITLVIFTTYQMSLQSSIRTSAWYNATSAIMQTDLLINGIPNQAEDVMKLRQAELPNVPFDLWHRLEAMRLNNTCAHAPTLKWLRFHNDYWQVFHNANFTYHLFNAYFDARAHISQSSAVVRVLAMLKGMVPPKNKIHCQLWYDSDDKPTIVPVVEQRLVWHINWGAVAEYFPHLLTCGVPPATRKAVAPRAVSLVMNICDRASNILRVLYERPVGNETQHGFAICMKGFDYPNADMGPRLVEWLEMQRLLGARKVITYKLVLHPNLERVLEHYVAEGFVEVHPLSLGLEMVSKPLYLHDFLHGSIGNKRVNELVPYNDCFYRNMYKYSYIVTVDIDEVIMPLGNRTNWQQLIDEAKHLRTSNCADGYASVCIRNVHFPTGSLNYTETSAAPRHMFMLQHLYRREHEIVGNGAKCLHNSSEALILHNHYNLGALKSCRWINLKPTTAQLQHYRLLEKSEKWETKILDKSIYRYKDALVNSVETVLRKLSYLSYW